One stretch of Chlamydia abortus DNA includes these proteins:
- a CDS encoding polymorphic outer membrane protein middle domain-containing protein, protein MKQTFFWKLVFLSSLAPLTQLSATEVVLPLSGIHTGEDPELFTMLTTSPQGTQYTLRGEFTLKDFLGLSIHKPGGAFRNLEGNLTFTGSSPLAVLNFTNLQLGSQGAGIFSKSLLNFENLKTLRVQNNQSTGGVITSRQDMFFTKNTQLLFENNVSRGPGGAILLTGTQPNRVVFSEQRGGISFINNQAEVVQNISHSGNGGAISSEVAGSTILFDGNQEILFQKNQAKFGGGIYNAQGSVEFSKNRNTITFTENYALESGGVICANLCSINTQSAPVYFRKNRADYFGGAIHSHQTIVKNNDAAIFFSENSAEGGGAITASSCHLIASQPIIFSENSAGNLGGGAIYLGGPQPQLYLHAQAGDIIFIGNVARVSTKHSSGLHNNAITIKGSPENIRLVANENQSIIFYDPFLATSPSAHPININSGDNIFHCGSVIFSGEKLPLDRQDKTNKTSIFNQPVYLHNGTLSITGGAILAVQEFKQFGGVLNLSPGSMLTSYNSLGKDVVISNINFGLDTAHSHLPAEIRSGNAVIKLSGSPQIHDPDNIFYDNHSLASQPYQMEIIFKSDKGIHTEKFVSEEIAIQQNTYGYQGIWKFHWSEGDSKKHKTLRALWIPTGTFVLNPEKEGSLVPSSVWSTFSGMRASNDAILDNYLNNNTLFPIKHMCIFGGVVSSILEQNTNHDNHFSTTQAGHNLGIKLPFSPNTVVCATFSQLHGSSSQDQIPGKSRSHMLMGTVAAFKNWKALSFRFSISYAEESHVMKHQFSKKDITRGAWKNQGIRGCVGLSYAYPKGIRCLKITPFVNLEYTTINQNPFIETGYDPRYFTSSRLNNLALPTGVSLELRFFGAKYSLLSEFSMAYIKDLFREDPLATASLILNQHSWKVGGVFMGQEALNLKFRTTFKCKLAKAYLGISTMQREGNSFSGDAFGGISLSF, encoded by the coding sequence ATGAAGCAGACGTTCTTTTGGAAACTTGTATTTCTTTCTTCACTCGCACCACTGACTCAATTATCCGCTACAGAAGTAGTTCTTCCTTTATCTGGAATACATACGGGTGAAGATCCTGAATTATTTACGATGTTAACGACATCGCCTCAAGGAACTCAATACACACTACGTGGTGAGTTTACCCTTAAAGATTTTCTAGGTCTCAGTATCCATAAACCTGGAGGAGCCTTCCGAAACTTAGAAGGAAATCTCACATTTACAGGGAGCTCTCCCTTAGCGGTATTAAACTTCACTAATTTACAACTAGGGAGTCAGGGAGCGGGCATATTTTCTAAATCCCTGCTGAACTTCGAAAATTTGAAAACGCTACGCGTGCAAAACAATCAAAGTACCGGAGGAGTGATTACTTCTAGGCAAGATATGTTTTTCACCAAGAACACGCAACTCCTCTTTGAAAACAATGTCAGCCGTGGTCCTGGAGGAGCAATCCTACTGACAGGAACCCAACCAAACCGCGTAGTGTTTAGTGAGCAACGCGGAGGGATTTCCTTTATCAATAACCAAGCAGAAGTAGTACAAAATATTTCCCATTCAGGAAATGGTGGGGCTATCAGTAGCGAAGTTGCTGGATCTACTATTCTCTTCGACGGAAATCAGGAAATTCTATTTCAGAAAAACCAGGCAAAATTTGGTGGTGGCATTTACAATGCCCAAGGATCTGTAGAGTTTAGTAAGAATAGAAACACAATTACCTTCACAGAAAATTACGCTTTAGAATCTGGGGGTGTCATTTGTGCGAATCTTTGCAGTATAAATACACAATCTGCTCCGGTGTACTTCAGAAAAAATAGGGCTGACTACTTTGGTGGGGCTATCCATTCCCATCAGACGATCGTGAAAAATAATGACGCGGCTATTTTCTTTAGCGAAAACTCCGCAGAAGGCGGTGGAGCTATAACCGCGAGCAGTTGTCACCTTATAGCTTCCCAGCCCATTATCTTTTCTGAAAATTCTGCGGGGAATCTTGGGGGTGGTGCGATTTATTTAGGTGGGCCGCAACCACAACTCTATTTACATGCACAAGCGGGAGACATTATATTTATAGGCAATGTGGCTAGGGTATCTACCAAGCACTCTTCAGGCCTACACAATAATGCGATTACGATCAAAGGTTCCCCTGAAAACATTCGGCTCGTTGCCAATGAAAACCAATCCATTATTTTCTATGATCCCTTTCTTGCGACGTCACCAAGTGCACATCCTATAAACATCAACTCGGGTGACAATATTTTTCACTGTGGTTCTGTGATTTTCTCTGGGGAGAAACTCCCTTTAGATCGTCAAGATAAAACTAATAAAACGTCGATCTTTAACCAACCTGTCTATTTGCATAATGGGACTCTGTCCATTACAGGTGGAGCGATTCTTGCTGTTCAGGAATTCAAGCAATTTGGTGGGGTGTTAAATCTTAGCCCCGGGTCGATGTTAACCAGTTACAACAGTTTGGGCAAAGATGTAGTCATTTCCAACATTAATTTTGGTTTAGATACTGCCCACTCGCATCTTCCTGCTGAGATCCGCTCAGGAAATGCCGTGATCAAATTATCGGGATCTCCGCAAATTCATGATCCTGACAATATATTCTATGACAACCATAGTTTGGCATCCCAGCCATATCAGATGGAAATCATTTTCAAATCTGACAAAGGCATTCATACGGAAAAATTTGTTTCTGAAGAAATTGCCATACAACAAAATACCTATGGCTATCAAGGGATATGGAAATTTCACTGGTCTGAAGGAGATTCAAAAAAACACAAAACATTAAGAGCGTTATGGATTCCTACCGGGACGTTCGTTTTAAATCCTGAGAAGGAAGGTTCTTTGGTTCCCTCTTCTGTATGGTCAACATTTTCCGGTATGCGCGCGTCCAATGATGCCATTCTTGATAACTACTTAAATAATAACACTCTGTTTCCCATCAAGCATATGTGTATTTTTGGTGGTGTTGTCTCTAGTATTCTGGAGCAGAATACTAATCACGATAACCACTTCTCTACGACACAAGCGGGTCACAATCTTGGGATTAAGCTCCCATTTTCTCCAAATACGGTGGTTTGTGCTACATTTTCACAACTGCACGGTTCCAGTTCTCAAGATCAGATTCCTGGGAAAAGTCGTTCGCACATGTTGATGGGTACGGTGGCGGCTTTTAAAAATTGGAAAGCTTTATCTTTTCGTTTTTCTATCAGCTATGCAGAAGAATCTCATGTGATGAAACATCAATTTTCTAAAAAGGACATCACCCGTGGGGCGTGGAAAAACCAAGGAATTCGGGGCTGTGTAGGTTTATCCTATGCCTATCCCAAGGGAATCCGCTGTCTCAAAATCACGCCTTTTGTCAATCTTGAATATACGACAATTAACCAAAATCCTTTCATAGAAACAGGATACGATCCTCGGTATTTTACTTCTTCACGGTTAAATAACCTTGCTCTTCCTACAGGTGTCTCTCTAGAACTACGTTTCTTCGGAGCCAAATATTCCCTTTTATCGGAATTTAGCATGGCCTACATTAAGGACTTATTCAGAGAAGATCCTTTAGCTACAGCTTCATTAATACTGAATCAGCATTCCTGGAAAGTTGGCGGTGTCTTTATGGGACAAGAAGCACTCAACCTGAAATTCCGCACCACCTTCAAATGTAAACTTGCTAAGGCATACTTAGGCATCTCCACCATGCAACGCGAAGGGAACAGCTTCTCTGGCGATGCTTTTGGTGGTATATCTCTAAGTTTCTAA